The following coding sequences are from one Bdellovibrionota bacterium window:
- a CDS encoding serine/threonine-protein kinase, with translation MEKEPGLMEPQRFGKFWLVDKVAAGGMAEIFRAVGFMADGRQRTLAIKRILPQFSDDEEFVSLLIDEAKLMVRLNHPNIVPIVEFGKAESSYYIAMDFVEGTTLKDLFRRVREKGEQFSFDLAIHIVREIGLGLSYAHRKTDDGGKSLDLVHRDISPANILISFDGEVKIADFGISKATNQSHSTRIGVIRGKTGYMSPEQTKGGTVIDLRSDIYSMGIILYELLTGERLYKAKSVPEALRIIREGKIPPMASRRPGVPDDLERIVRKALAQKPDDRYQRTEGLLDELNEFLTRGFPGGRPIRVTHTDLVGFLNRYYSVEMASKSGEATAVNLDVHWGEPSVSTAADANAASAQRPQTIAANPLYELSEPEKSIVTPGKGIRGEQAATLAASESRTVSLQDAVSASIEVARRVSPFVIRGLAVGLGAIVISIVIFRRSQVVPGKAVPTPSPKPEIRITKDKTPAPSKTASASLTRALVHVDTDPKSARARLYLDGRPMGESPVDLRNLEVGKSYTLKVEARGYFPQEMTLQISESGETAKTVFLNPIQDKSSRPPPPMVGPPVKLGSKKPAPKPGFFIINSIPWSVVYVDGKRVDTTPITKPVVVSAGRHNIRLENPNLKLKQEIWVNFESGKTLKCIVNLKDQKYTCK, from the coding sequence GTGGAGAAAGAACCCGGACTGATGGAACCGCAGCGGTTCGGCAAGTTCTGGCTTGTGGACAAAGTCGCCGCGGGAGGAATGGCGGAGATCTTTCGCGCCGTCGGTTTCATGGCGGACGGGCGGCAGCGGACGCTCGCGATTAAACGGATCTTGCCGCAGTTTTCCGACGACGAGGAATTCGTTTCGTTGCTGATCGATGAGGCGAAATTGATGGTGCGCCTCAACCATCCCAACATCGTTCCGATCGTCGAGTTCGGGAAAGCCGAAAGCTCCTATTACATCGCGATGGATTTCGTGGAAGGGACGACCCTCAAGGATCTCTTCCGCCGGGTCCGTGAAAAAGGAGAGCAGTTTTCATTCGATCTGGCGATTCACATTGTGCGGGAGATCGGTCTGGGCCTTTCGTACGCCCATCGGAAAACCGACGACGGCGGAAAATCACTCGACCTCGTTCATCGAGATATCAGCCCGGCGAATATACTGATTTCCTTCGACGGGGAAGTGAAGATCGCCGATTTTGGAATTTCCAAAGCAACCAACCAGTCCCACAGCACTCGAATCGGCGTGATCCGCGGCAAGACCGGGTACATGTCCCCCGAACAGACCAAGGGCGGCACCGTGATCGACCTGCGCAGCGATATTTATTCTATGGGCATCATTTTGTACGAGCTCCTGACGGGGGAGCGGCTCTATAAGGCCAAATCGGTCCCGGAAGCGCTTCGGATCATCCGCGAGGGAAAAATTCCCCCCATGGCCTCTCGTCGCCCCGGCGTGCCGGACGATTTGGAACGGATCGTTAGGAAAGCTCTCGCTCAAAAGCCGGACGATCGCTACCAGAGAACCGAAGGTCTCTTGGATGAGCTGAACGAGTTCTTAACGCGGGGATTCCCGGGCGGGCGGCCGATTCGCGTGACGCACACCGATCTCGTCGGCTTTTTGAATCGATATTATTCGGTCGAAATGGCTTCGAAATCAGGAGAGGCGACCGCCGTGAATTTGGATGTTCATTGGGGCGAACCGAGCGTCTCGACCGCCGCCGACGCAAATGCGGCTTCCGCACAACGGCCTCAAACGATTGCCGCCAATCCCCTCTATGAATTGAGCGAGCCCGAAAAATCGATTGTCACGCCGGGGAAGGGCATACGCGGGGAACAAGCAGCGACCCTCGCCGCGTCCGAGAGTCGCACCGTGTCTCTTCAGGATGCCGTTTCGGCTTCGATCGAGGTCGCGCGACGAGTCTCCCCGTTTGTGATCCGGGGACTGGCGGTCGGATTAGGGGCGATCGTCATTTCGATCGTGATCTTTCGAAGAAGCCAAGTCGTTCCGGGAAAGGCGGTTCCAACGCCTTCCCCTAAACCGGAGATCCGGATCACCAAGGATAAGACGCCCGCGCCATCGAAAACCGCGTCCGCTTCCCTCACACGAGCGCTGGTCCATGTAGATACGGATCCGAAATCGGCGCGCGCGAGGCTTTATCTCGACGGCCGGCCCATGGGAGAGAGCCCGGTGGACCTTCGTAATTTGGAGGTCGGAAAGAGTTATACGTTGAAAGTCGAGGCACGGGGCTACTTCCCTCAGGAAATGACGCTTCAAATTTCCGAATCGGGGGAAACGGCAAAAACCGTCTTTCTCAATCCGATTCAGGATAAGAGCTCACGACCCCCGCCTCCTATGGTCGGACCCCCGGTCAAGCTCGGTTCCAAGAAGCCGGCGCCCAAGCCCGGGTTTTTTATCATAAACTCCATTCCATGGTCGGTGGTGTATGTGGACGGAAAACGGGTCGACACCACGCCGATCACGAAACCGGTCGTCGTTTCGGCGGGACGGCACAACATCAGACTGGAGAACCCGAATCTGAAGCTCAAACAGGAGATCTGGGTGAATTTTGAGTCGGGCAAGACGCTCAAGTGCATCGTCAATTTGAAGGATCAGAAATACACGTGCAAGTGA